In Glandiceps talaboti chromosome 16, keGlaTala1.1, whole genome shotgun sequence, a single window of DNA contains:
- the LOC144447365 gene encoding protein LMBR1L-like: MDSEWDSREQHFLDAVRENIISGLFFTILYILAYLFSSHFRRRTDKEDYYTSDDEDAMVYKIALWICSFTLAVSIGAVLLLPISIVTNEVLLVYPNSYYVKWLNESLIHGLWNQIFLFSNLALFILIPFAYFLTESEGFAGSKKGIKARIYETVVVLLLLGMLVFGFTVVLTALLDVDNITQESISDFWDFYLPYLYSCISLLGVLMLLISTPLGVTHLFTVIGQLVVKPQFMHDLDDEVHSARFEEADIKRKLEDIDEFLVLIDSVVSKLHARSNNSLHQNGHTELRRRLKEVESERKELERKQKASPWQRNVAYPLVWLFLFLLTVISLCMVGQNIFKLLLGYGSLPVGVQELALGKASLSKLGSIGSAIEVLLIFYVMLASLVGFYSVPWFKSLRPKHSDTAMTKIIANSTVLLILSSALPLLSRCIGITTFDLLGEFGRIDWLGSFYIVFGYNVAFGVFTAMCLGNKFTMTMRDYLLDRLGFYQGRSHDKSLTASNPLSRAVNGRRSLQSSKLD; this comes from the exons ATTTCTGGCTTATTCTTCACTATACTGTACATCTTGGCATATTTATTTAGCAGTCATTTTAGAAGACGCACAGACAAAGAAGATTATTACACCA GTGATGATGAAGATGCCATGGTTTATAAGATTGCATTATGGATCTGTTCATTTACATTAGCCGTGTCTATTGGCGCTGTTTTACTACTGCCTATATCTATTGTCACCAATGAAGTTTTACTTGTCTATCCAAACAGTTACTATGTCAAATGGCTCAATGAATCACTTATACATG GTTTGTGGAATCAAATCTTCCTCTTCTCCAACCTTGCTCTCTTCATTTTGATTCCGTTTGCATATTTTTTGACTGAATCTGAAGGCTTTGCAGGCTCCAAAAAG GGTATTAAAGCCAGGATCTATGAAACTGTGGTTGTACTTTTACTTCTTGGTATGCTAGTATTTGGATTTACCGTTGTCTTGACTGCCTTGTTGGATGTAGACAATATCACCCAGGAATCTATAAGTG ATTTCTGGGATTTTTACCTGCCATACTTGTACTCCTGTATATCACTGCTTGGTGTTTTAATGCTCCTCA TCTCAACACCGCTGGGTGTGACTCATTTGTTCACTGTGATTGGTCAGCTGGTTGTCAAACCACAATTTATGCATGATTTAGATGATGAAGTTCATTCTGCAAGATTTGAAGAAGCCGATATCAAGAGAAAACTAGAag ATATTGATGAATTTCTGGTACTGATTGATTCAGTTGTATCAAAGTTACATGCAA GAAGCAATAACAGTCTGCATCAGAATGGTCACACGGAGCTGAGAAGAAGACTGAAAGAAGTAGAAAGTGAAAGAAAAGAGTTAGAGAGAAAACAAAAAGCATCACCTTGGCAACGAAATGTTGCATATCCCTTGGTTTGGTTGTTCTTATTTCTGTTGACAGTGATATCATTGTGTATGGTTGGACAGAATATTTTCAAGCTTCTACTGGGTTACGGCTCATTGCCTGTAGGAGTGCAG GAACTTGCTCTGGGTAAAGCATCATTGTCCAAGCTTGGATCAATTGGTTCAGCTATTGAAGTTTTACTTATATT TTATGTCATGTTAGCATCTTTAGTTGGATTTTACAGTGTACCTTGGTTTAAATCCTTGCGTCCAAAACACAGTGATACTGCCATGACCAAGATAATTGCCAACTCTACAGTTTTATTGATACTTAGTTCAGCTTTGCCTCTCTTGTCACGGTGCATTG GCATCACAACATTTGACTTACTGGGTGAGTTTGGACGCATTGACTGGCTTGGTAGTTTCTACATCGTGTTTGGATACAACGTAGCCTTTGGCGTATTCACAGCAATGTGTCTTGGAAATAAATTTACAATGACCATGAGGGACTATCTACTGGATAGACTGGGATTCTACCAAGGTAGATCACATGACAAATCACTGACAGCTAGCAACCCACTGTCAAGGGCAGTCAATGGAAGAAGAAGTCTACAATCATCAAAACTGGACTAA
- the LOC144447091 gene encoding glucose-6-phosphatase 2-like, with amino-acid sequence MALIHGYQLCHVRGRSTFVCAVTMDFLQAQGVSFIQFLQSTLGRYDAYMLFMSHMGDPRNAFLIYFPIVYCLSPSVGRKVVWVAALSEWMNAVLKWLLYGNRPYWWVQESSLYNDNTRPDINQYPLTCETGPGSPSGHAMVTASVWFIMVHAYNVHHAGNNHQQNKSEKGHSQTAWLTWLLFTVVMTMVALSRLFIATHFPHQVVLGTIVGMLLGMTCSRASTDDLQLIAYIIGSVLILVTAIGLFFILQALNLNPGWSIPLAMKWCAKPEYIHLDTTPFFALSRDAGCVLGLGVITVMLTAKCPDRLKQSIDFLGSVIAILGCVLYCLVIESIPLPQSNILLFYIYGFVKNSFIPIGVVCLRTAVASLVCRPKNHNH; translated from the exons ATGGCACTCATCCATGGATACCAGCTT TGCCACGTAAGGGGTCGAAGTACATTTGTGTGTGCTG tgACAATGGATTTTCTTCAAGCACAGGGCGTTAGTTTTATCCAGTTTCTACAGTCTACACTCGGACGATATGATGCATACATGTTGTTTATGTCACACATGGGTGATCCAAGGAATGCATTCCTTATTTATTTTCCCATTGTTTACTGCCTCAGTCCCTCAGTTGGGCGGAAAGTGGTCTGGGTAGCCGCACTATCAGAATGGATGAATGCAGTCCTCAAATG GTTACTCTATGGTAATCGTCCCTACTGGTGGGTACAGGAATCATCACTGTACAATGATAACACTAGACCAGATATCAACCAATACCCATTGACTTGTGAAACAGGACCTG GTAGTCCATCTGGCCATGCAATGGTGACAGCCTCAGTCTGGTTTATAATGGTgcatgcatacaatgtacaccacGCTGGAAACAACCACCAACAAAACAAGAGTGAGAAAGGTCACAGTCAAACAGCGTGGTTGACATGGTTACTGtttactgttgtcatgacaatggtGGCTCTATCTCGTCTCTTTATAGCCACTCACTTTCCACACCAGGTGGTTTTGGGAACCATTGTTG gTATGTTATTAGGGATGACATGCAGTCGTGCGTCAACGGATGATTTACAACTCATTGCCTATATCATAGGTAGTGTCTTAATTCTTGTCACAGCTATCGGATTATTCTTCATCCTACAAGCATTAAATCTGAACCCAGGCTGGAGTATCCCACTGGCAATGAAATGGTGTGCGAAACCAGAGTACATACATCTTGATACTACACCTTTCTTTGCATTATCACGTGACGCAGGATGCGTACTTGGTCTCGGAGTCATCACAGTAATGCTGACAGCGAAATGTCCAGATAGACTGAAACAGAGTATTGATTTCCTTGGTAGCGTTATTGCTATATTGGGCTGTGTTCTTTATTGCCTCGTTATAGAAAGTATTCCACTTCCACAgagtaatattttattattttacatcTATGGCTTTGTCAAGAATAGTTTTATTCCTATCGGTGTTGTGTGTCTGAGAACAGCTGTTGCTTCACTTGTATGCAGACCAAAAAACCATAATCACTGA